Proteins from one Salmonella bongori NCTC 12419 genomic window:
- the ispG gene encoding flavodoxin-dependent (E)-4-hydroxy-3-methylbut-2-enyl-diphosphate synthase — protein sequence MHNQAPIQRRKSTRIYVGNVPIGDGAPIAVQSMTNTRTTDVEATVSQIKALERVGADIVRVSVPTMDAAEAFKLIKQQVSVPLVADIHFDYRIALKVAEYGVDCLRINPGNIGNEERIRMVVDCARDKNIPIRIGVNAGSLEKDLQERYGEPTPQALLESAMRHVDHLDRLNFDQFKVSVKASDVFLAVESYRLLAKQIDQPLHLGITEAGGARSGAVKSAIGLGLLLSEGIGDTLRVSLAADPVEEIKVGFDILKSLRIRSRGINFIACPTCSRQEFDVIGTVNALEQRLEDIITPMDVSIIGCVVNGPGEALVSTLGVTGGNKKSGLYEDGVRKDRLDNDDMIAQLEARIRAKASQLDEMRRIDVLQVEK from the coding sequence ATGCATAACCAGGCTCCGATTCAACGTAGAAAATCGACACGTATTTACGTTGGGAATGTGCCGATCGGTGATGGCGCCCCCATCGCCGTACAGTCTATGACTAACACGCGCACCACTGATGTGGAAGCGACAGTGAGTCAAATTAAAGCGCTTGAGCGCGTAGGCGCGGATATTGTGCGTGTTTCCGTGCCAACCATGGACGCCGCCGAAGCCTTTAAGCTCATTAAACAGCAGGTGAGCGTCCCATTGGTCGCCGATATTCACTTCGACTACCGTATTGCGCTGAAAGTGGCGGAATACGGCGTTGACTGTTTGCGCATCAACCCCGGCAACATTGGTAACGAAGAACGCATCCGCATGGTGGTAGATTGCGCACGCGACAAAAATATTCCTATCCGTATCGGCGTTAACGCCGGATCGCTGGAAAAAGATCTGCAAGAAAGGTATGGGGAACCTACGCCGCAGGCGCTGCTGGAATCTGCCATGCGTCATGTGGATCATCTCGATCGCCTGAACTTCGATCAGTTCAAAGTCAGCGTAAAAGCATCTGATGTCTTCCTTGCCGTGGAATCTTATCGTTTGTTGGCTAAACAGATCGATCAGCCGCTGCATCTGGGGATCACTGAAGCAGGGGGCGCGCGGAGCGGGGCGGTGAAATCTGCGATCGGTCTGGGCCTTCTGCTCTCGGAAGGTATCGGCGATACGTTGCGAGTGTCGTTAGCTGCTGACCCGGTGGAAGAGATCAAAGTGGGGTTTGATATTCTGAAGTCGTTGCGCATTCGTTCGCGCGGCATTAACTTCATTGCCTGCCCGACCTGCTCTCGCCAGGAATTTGACGTTATCGGCACGGTAAACGCGCTGGAGCAGCGTCTGGAAGATATCATCACCCCGATGGACGTCTCGATCATTGGCTGTGTCGTGAACGGGCCGGGCGAAGCGCTGGTATCGACGCTGGGCGTGACGGGCGGTAATAAGAAAAGCGGCCTGTATGAAGACGGCGTACGTAAAGATCGCCTCGACAACGACGATATGATTGCCCAGCTTGAAGCGCGTATTCGCGCAAAAGCCAGCCAACTTGATGAAATGCGTCGGATTGACGTGCTGCAGGTTGAAAAATAA
- the ndk gene encoding nucleoside-diphosphate kinase, giving the protein MAIERTFSIIKPNAVAKNVIGSIFARFEAAGFKIVGTKMLHLTVEQARGFYAEHDGKPFFDGLVEFMTSGPIVVSVLESENAVQRHRDLLGATNPANALAGTLRADYADSFTENGTHGSDSLESAQREIAFFFGEGEVCPRTR; this is encoded by the coding sequence ATGGCTATTGAACGGACTTTTTCCATCATTAAACCTAACGCGGTGGCAAAAAACGTTATTGGCAGTATCTTTGCGCGCTTTGAAGCAGCAGGGTTCAAAATTGTCGGTACTAAAATGTTGCACCTGACCGTTGAGCAGGCTCGCGGCTTCTATGCTGAGCATGACGGTAAGCCATTCTTTGACGGTCTGGTGGAGTTCATGACCTCTGGTCCTATCGTGGTATCTGTGCTGGAAAGTGAAAATGCAGTACAGCGTCACCGCGATCTGCTCGGCGCTACTAATCCGGCGAACGCACTGGCGGGGACGCTGCGCGCCGACTACGCTGACAGCTTTACTGAAAACGGTACCCACGGTTCGGATTCGCTGGAGTCGGCGCAACGCGAAATCGCTTTTTTCTTTGGTGAAGGCGAAGTGTGCCCGCGCACCCGTTAA
- the der gene encoding ribosome biogenesis GTPase Der, giving the protein MVPVVALVGRPNVGKSTLFNRLTRTRDALVADFPGLTRDRKYGRAEIEGREFICIDTGGIDGTEDGVETRMAEQSLLAIEEADVVLFMVDARAGLMPADEAIAKHLRSREKPTFLVANKTDGLDPDQAVVDFYSLGLGEIYPIAASHGRGVLSLLEHVLLPWMEDVAPQEEVDEDAAYWAQLEAEENGEEEPEDNFNPQDLPIKLAIVGRPNVGKSTLTNRILGEERVVVYDMPGTTRDSIYIPMERDEREYVLIDTAGVRKRGKITDAVEKFSVIKTLQAIEDANVVLLVIDAREGISDQDLSLLGFILNSGRSLVIVVNKWDGLSQEVKEQVKETLDFRLGFIDFARVHFISALHGSGVGNLFESVREAYDSSTRRVSTAMLTRIMTMAVEDHQPPLVRGRRVKLKYAHAGGYNPPIVVIHGNQVKDLPDSYKRYLMNYFRKSLEVMGTPIRIQFKEGENPYANKRNTLTPTQMRKRKRLMKHIKKSK; this is encoded by the coding sequence ATGGTACCTGTGGTCGCGCTTGTCGGGCGCCCTAACGTCGGAAAATCCACGCTATTTAACCGTCTGACCCGCACCCGAGATGCGCTGGTTGCGGATTTCCCGGGTCTGACTCGTGACCGTAAGTACGGTCGTGCGGAGATTGAAGGCCGCGAGTTTATCTGTATCGACACCGGCGGTATCGACGGCACCGAAGATGGCGTTGAAACGCGGATGGCAGAACAGTCGCTGCTGGCGATTGAAGAAGCGGATGTGGTGCTGTTTATGGTGGACGCGCGCGCTGGCCTGATGCCGGCAGATGAAGCAATTGCCAAACATCTGCGTTCCCGTGAAAAACCGACCTTCCTTGTGGCGAATAAAACTGATGGCCTCGATCCGGACCAGGCTGTTGTTGATTTTTATTCACTGGGATTAGGCGAAATTTACCCGATCGCCGCATCGCATGGCCGCGGCGTATTGAGTCTGCTGGAACATGTGCTTCTGCCGTGGATGGAAGACGTCGCGCCGCAGGAAGAGGTGGATGAAGACGCGGCATATTGGGCGCAATTAGAGGCAGAAGAAAACGGCGAAGAAGAACCTGAAGATAATTTCAATCCACAGGATCTGCCGATTAAGCTGGCGATTGTTGGCCGCCCGAACGTCGGTAAGTCTACGCTTACTAACCGTATTCTTGGCGAAGAGCGCGTGGTGGTGTATGACATGCCTGGCACCACGCGTGACAGCATCTATATCCCGATGGAGCGCGACGAGCGTGAGTATGTGCTGATTGACACGGCGGGAGTGCGTAAGCGCGGCAAAATCACTGATGCGGTAGAAAAGTTCTCGGTAATTAAAACATTACAGGCTATTGAAGACGCTAACGTTGTGCTGCTGGTGATTGACGCCCGTGAGGGGATTTCTGACCAGGATTTGTCGCTGCTGGGTTTTATCCTCAATAGTGGGCGCTCACTTGTTATTGTAGTTAATAAATGGGACGGTCTGAGCCAGGAAGTGAAAGAGCAGGTAAAAGAGACGCTGGATTTCCGTCTGGGCTTTATCGATTTTGCCCGCGTCCACTTTATCTCTGCTCTGCACGGTAGTGGTGTTGGTAACCTGTTTGAATCGGTACGTGAAGCATATGACAGTTCCACCCGTCGCGTAAGCACCGCGATGCTGACCCGCATCATGACGATGGCGGTAGAAGATCACCAGCCGCCGCTGGTGCGTGGTCGCCGCGTGAAGCTGAAATATGCCCATGCTGGCGGTTATAACCCGCCGATTGTGGTCATCCATGGCAATCAGGTAAAAGATCTGCCAGATTCCTACAAGCGCTACCTGATGAACTATTTCCGCAAATCGCTGGAAGTAATGGGAACGCCGATTCGTATTCAGTTCAAAGAAGGGGAAAACCCGTATGCGAACAAGCGCAACACGCTGACGCCAACGCAGATGCGCAAGCGTAAGCGTCTGATGAAGCACATCAAGAAAAGTAAGTAA
- the hisS gene encoding histidine--tRNA ligase: MAKNIQAIRGMNDYLPGETAIWQRIEGTLKNVLGSYGYSEIRLPIVEQTPLFKRAIGEVTDVVEKEMYTFEDRNGDSLTLRPEGTAGCVRAGIEHGLLYNQEQRLWYIGPMFRHERPQKGRYRQFHQLGAEVFGLQGPDIDAELIMLTARWWRALGISEHVRLELNSIGSLEARANYRDALVAFLEQHKETLDEDCKRRMYTNPLRVLDSKNPDVQALLNDAPALGDYLDDDSREHFAGLCQLLEAAGIAYTVNQRLVRGLDYYNRTVFEWVTNSLGSQGTVCAGGRYDGLVEQLGGRATPAVGFAMGLERLVLLVQAVNPEFIASPVVDIYLVAAGAQTQSAAMTLAERLRDEMPGVKLMTNHGGGNFKKQFARADKWGARIALVLGESEVADGTVVVKDLRSGEQTAVAQDSVAAHLRTLLG, from the coding sequence GTGGCAAAAAACATTCAAGCCATTCGCGGCATGAACGATTATCTGCCTGGCGAAACCGCCATCTGGCAGCGCATTGAAGGCACACTCAAAAACGTGCTCGGCAGCTACGGTTACAGTGAAATCCGCTTGCCGATTGTAGAGCAGACCCCGTTATTCAAACGTGCGATCGGTGAAGTTACTGACGTGGTTGAAAAAGAGATGTACACCTTTGAGGATCGCAACGGCGATAGTCTGACATTGCGTCCTGAAGGTACGGCGGGCTGTGTACGCGCCGGCATCGAACATGGTCTCCTGTACAATCAGGAACAGCGTTTGTGGTATATCGGGCCGATGTTCCGTCACGAACGTCCGCAAAAAGGTCGTTACCGTCAGTTCCACCAGCTAGGCGCTGAAGTCTTTGGCTTACAAGGCCCGGATATTGACGCGGAATTAATTATGCTGACTGCGCGCTGGTGGCGTGCGCTGGGTATCTCTGAACATGTTCGCCTGGAGCTGAACTCTATTGGGTCGTTGGAAGCGCGAGCAAATTATCGTGATGCTCTGGTGGCGTTCCTCGAACAACATAAAGAGACTCTGGACGAAGACTGTAAACGCCGTATGTATACCAATCCGCTGCGCGTGCTGGATTCAAAAAATCCGGACGTACAGGCGTTGCTTAATGACGCGCCTGCTTTGGGCGACTATCTGGACGACGATTCACGCGAGCACTTTGCGGGCCTTTGCCAACTGCTGGAGGCCGCAGGGATTGCCTACACTGTCAACCAGCGTCTGGTACGCGGTCTTGACTACTACAATCGTACTGTATTTGAATGGGTTACTAACAGTCTGGGGTCACAGGGCACCGTCTGTGCCGGCGGTCGTTATGACGGGCTGGTGGAACAACTGGGGGGGCGCGCAACGCCAGCAGTGGGTTTTGCGATGGGCCTGGAGCGACTTGTTTTGTTGGTTCAGGCAGTTAATCCGGAATTTATTGCATCTCCTGTTGTCGATATATACCTGGTTGCTGCTGGCGCACAAACGCAGTCTGCGGCAATGACGTTAGCAGAACGGTTGCGTGATGAAATGCCTGGCGTGAAGCTAATGACGAACCACGGCGGCGGCAACTTTAAAAAACAGTTTGCCCGCGCTGATAAGTGGGGCGCCCGTATTGCACTGGTTCTTGGCGAATCTGAGGTCGCCGATGGGACTGTTGTAGTGAAGGATTTACGCTCCGGTGAGCAAACGGCAGTGGCGCAGGACAGCGTTGCCGCGCATTTGCGCACTTTATTGGGCTAA
- a CDS encoding YfgM family protein — translation MEIYENEHDQVDAIKRFFAENGKALVVGVILGVGALIGWRYWNSHQTESARTTSLAYQNAVAAVSADKPDSIPAAEKFAAENKNTYGALASMELAQQFVDKNELKKAEAQLQQGLAATSDENLKAVINLRLARVQVQLKQADAALKTLDAIKGEGWTAIVADLRGEALLSKGDKKGARSAWEAGVNSDASPALSEMMQMKINNLSI, via the coding sequence GTGGAAATTTACGAGAACGAACACGACCAGGTAGACGCGATTAAACGTTTCTTTGCTGAAAATGGCAAAGCCCTGGTCGTCGGCGTGATTTTAGGGGTTGGCGCGCTGATTGGCTGGCGTTACTGGAACAGCCATCAGACGGAGTCCGCGCGTACAACCTCTCTGGCATACCAAAATGCGGTGGCGGCGGTAAGCGCCGATAAGCCGGATAGCATTCCTGCTGCTGAAAAATTCGCGGCTGAGAATAAAAATACCTATGGTGCGCTGGCGTCTATGGAACTGGCGCAGCAGTTTGTGGATAAGAATGAACTGAAAAAAGCCGAAGCCCAGTTGCAGCAAGGGCTGGCGGCCACCAGTGATGAGAATCTTAAAGCGGTGATTAATCTGCGTCTTGCTCGCGTTCAGGTACAACTCAAGCAAGCTGACGCCGCGCTGAAAACTCTGGACGCCATTAAAGGCGAAGGGTGGACGGCAATTGTCGCTGATTTGCGCGGCGAAGCGTTACTGAGTAAGGGTGATAAAAAAGGCGCGCGCAGCGCATGGGAAGCGGGCGTTAATAGCGACGCTTCTCCAGCGTTGAGTGAAATGATGCAGATGAAAATCAATAATTTGTCCATCTGA
- a CDS encoding DMSO/selenate family reductase complex B subunit: protein MSQFTHYPPVSDKQLGFFIDSSRCSGCKACQVACKDKNNLEVGRRFRRVYEVTGGSFIPTGQGGASNNVFAYTLSISCNHCADPICTKNCPTTAMHKRPGDGIVRVDTDKCVGCGYCAWSCPYGAPQLNEKTGQMSKCDMCVDLQTQGEQPVCVATCPLEAIKFGPIDELRAKYGSVCDVNGLPDSSITKPNLVVKAHQGAEKEGKHHA from the coding sequence ATGAGTCAGTTTACACATTATCCGCCCGTGAGCGATAAGCAACTGGGATTTTTCATTGACTCCTCGCGCTGCTCCGGCTGCAAAGCCTGCCAGGTGGCCTGTAAAGATAAAAATAATCTGGAGGTGGGCCGTCGTTTCCGCCGCGTGTACGAAGTCACCGGCGGGAGTTTCATCCCGACCGGGCAGGGCGGGGCCAGCAACAATGTATTTGCTTATACGCTTTCCATTTCCTGCAACCACTGTGCGGACCCGATCTGCACTAAAAACTGTCCGACCACCGCGATGCATAAACGTCCTGGCGATGGCATTGTACGTGTTGACACCGACAAATGCGTCGGTTGTGGTTATTGCGCCTGGTCTTGCCCCTACGGCGCGCCGCAACTTAATGAGAAGACCGGACAAATGTCCAAATGCGACATGTGCGTTGATTTGCAAACGCAAGGTGAACAGCCCGTCTGCGTCGCGACCTGTCCGCTGGAGGCCATCAAGTTTGGCCCTATTGATGAGCTGCGCGCGAAATACGGCAGCGTATGCGATGTTAACGGGCTGCCAGATTCATCAATTACTAAGCCTAACCTGGTTGTCAAAGCGCATCAGGGTGCCGAAAAAGAGGGTAAACACCATGCATGA
- a CDS encoding 4Fe-4S binding protein, translated as MVNLTSEPTVDVTQACVRRRFRFSSCRACADVCPAQAFSLMQGQVSVDATRCIACGHCLFVCPVDAITGIKPVKRFVQGDTLVGPFSLQAPEVDELLLWHHQYGIHFIDIAVERSAQWLIALAGLNLALRRYGEPCWSFKYSVGAEINASRRTLFHVPRDAVTPCAVEPGKRRLRQAFSTLSECVPDISPEKCRMCGACWRSCPENVLRFADDTLTIAAARCTGCGVCAAVCPHQALQLRFETEPAQTRHIAAHTLTCESCKRTFNALTPGHTHCVLCQYHEFGMRL; from the coding sequence ATGGTCAATCTGACGAGCGAACCGACGGTAGACGTGACGCAAGCTTGCGTCCGCCGTCGCTTTCGTTTCTCTTCCTGCCGTGCCTGCGCCGACGTTTGTCCGGCGCAGGCGTTTTCACTAATGCAAGGGCAGGTCAGTGTTGATGCGACACGCTGTATTGCATGTGGTCACTGCCTGTTTGTCTGTCCGGTGGACGCCATTACGGGTATCAAACCGGTTAAGCGCTTTGTGCAGGGAGATACGCTGGTGGGGCCGTTTTCGCTACAGGCGCCAGAGGTTGATGAACTGCTCCTCTGGCATCACCAATATGGCATTCACTTTATTGACATTGCGGTAGAGCGGTCGGCGCAGTGGCTGATAGCGCTGGCGGGACTCAATCTGGCGCTACGCCGCTATGGAGAGCCGTGCTGGTCTTTTAAATATAGTGTTGGGGCTGAAATTAATGCTTCGCGGCGCACACTGTTCCATGTCCCGCGCGATGCCGTTACTCCTTGCGCCGTCGAACCAGGTAAACGGCGTCTCAGGCAGGCGTTTTCTACACTCAGTGAATGCGTACCCGACATCAGTCCGGAGAAGTGTAGGATGTGCGGCGCCTGTTGGCGAAGCTGCCCGGAAAACGTTCTCCGGTTTGCCGACGATACGCTGACGATAGCGGCGGCACGCTGTACGGGATGTGGGGTCTGTGCGGCGGTATGCCCGCACCAGGCACTGCAGCTACGGTTTGAAACAGAACCTGCGCAAACGAGGCATATTGCGGCGCATACGCTCACCTGCGAAAGCTGCAAACGTACTTTCAATGCTCTCACGCCTGGACACACGCACTGCGTACTGTGTCAGTACCATGAGTTTGGTATGCGCCTTTAA
- a CDS encoding bifunctional tRNA (adenosine(37)-C2)-methyltransferase TrmG/ribosomal RNA large subunit methyltransferase RlmN has translation MSEQIVTPESSTPVVPNKEAKINLLDLNRQQMREFFKNLGEKPFRADQVMKWMYHYCCDNFDEMTDINKVLRGKLKEVAEIRAPEVVEEQRSSDGTIKWAIAVGDQRVETVYIPEDDRATLCVSSQVGCALECKFCSTAQQGFNRNLRVSEIIGQVWRAAKIVGAAKVTGQRPITNVVMMGMGEPLLNLTNVVPAMEIMLDDFGFGLSKRRVTLSTSGVVPALDKLGDMIDVALAISLHAPNDAIRDEIVPINKKYNIDTFLGAVRRYLEKSNANQGRVTIEYVMLDHVNDGTEHAHQLAELLKDTPCKINLIPWNPFPGAPYGRSSNSRIDRFSKVLMSYGFTTIVRKTRGDDIDAACGQLAGDVIDRTKRTLRKRMQGEAIDIRAV, from the coding sequence ATGTCTGAACAAATTGTCACACCTGAAAGCAGTACCCCGGTAGTTCCTAATAAAGAAGCAAAAATCAACCTGCTGGATTTGAATCGTCAGCAGATGCGCGAGTTTTTTAAAAACTTAGGTGAAAAACCTTTCCGCGCCGATCAGGTGATGAAATGGATGTATCACTATTGCTGCGATAATTTTGATGAGATGACCGACATCAATAAAGTGCTGCGCGGCAAATTAAAAGAGGTCGCGGAAATCCGTGCGCCGGAGGTAGTGGAAGAGCAGCGTTCCTCAGACGGTACCATTAAGTGGGCGATTGCCGTTGGCGATCAGCGTGTTGAAACGGTATACATTCCCGAGGATGACCGCGCTACGTTGTGCGTCTCCTCACAGGTGGGATGCGCACTGGAATGCAAGTTTTGTTCAACCGCGCAGCAGGGATTTAACCGCAACCTGCGCGTATCGGAAATTATCGGTCAGGTCTGGCGTGCGGCAAAAATTGTCGGCGCGGCTAAAGTCACCGGCCAGCGCCCGATCACCAATGTGGTCATGATGGGAATGGGCGAACCGTTGCTTAACCTGACCAACGTTGTTCCGGCGATGGAAATTATGCTTGATGACTTCGGTTTCGGTCTGTCCAAACGCCGTGTAACACTCTCAACGTCCGGCGTGGTGCCTGCGCTGGATAAACTGGGCGATATGATCGACGTTGCGCTGGCTATCTCTTTGCACGCGCCAAATGACGCGATTCGTGATGAAATCGTCCCGATCAACAAAAAATACAATATCGACACGTTCCTCGGCGCGGTTCGCCGCTACCTGGAGAAATCCAATGCCAACCAGGGGCGCGTAACGATTGAGTATGTGATGCTCGATCACGTTAACGACGGCACCGAGCACGCGCACCAGCTGGCGGAGCTATTAAAAGATACGCCTTGTAAGATCAATCTGATTCCATGGAACCCGTTCCCTGGCGCGCCGTATGGCCGCAGCTCCAACAGCCGTATCGATCGCTTTTCTAAGGTGTTGATGAGCTATGGTTTCACGACTATCGTGCGTAAGACGCGCGGCGATGATATCGATGCGGCGTGCGGACAGCTGGCAGGCGATGTCATTGACCGTACCAAGCGCACTCTGCGTAAGCGTATGCAGGGAGAAGCCATCGATATCAGGGCTGTCTGA
- the rodZ gene encoding cytoskeleton protein RodZ translates to MNTEATHDQNEAQTTGVRLRNAREQLGLSQQAVAERLCLKVSTVRDIEEDKAPSDLASTFLRGYIRSYARLVHVPEEELLPGLEKQAPLRAAKVAPMQSFSLGKRRKKRDGWLMSFTWLVLFVVVGLTGAWWWQNHKAQQEEITTMADQSTAELNADKDSGQSVPLDASAAASQDTTLAQTAPATSADSTAAVTPPAPTSTPAASQNTVVAPSQANVDTAATSAASAATETPSALPTDQAGVAAPAADPNALVMNFTADCWLEVTDATGKKLFSGMQRKDGNLNLTGQAPYKLKIGAPAAVQIQYQGKPVDLSRFIRTNQVARLTLNAEPTPAQ, encoded by the coding sequence ATGAATACTGAAGCCACGCACGACCAAAATGAAGCACAAACCACCGGCGTTCGTCTGCGCAATGCCCGTGAACAACTCGGACTCAGCCAGCAGGCTGTCGCTGAGCGACTTTGCCTGAAGGTTTCTACGGTACGCGATATTGAAGAAGATAAGGCGCCGTCCGATCTTGCCTCAACTTTTCTGCGCGGATATATCCGCTCTTATGCGCGGCTGGTGCATGTTCCTGAAGAGGAACTGCTGCCGGGACTGGAAAAACAGGCTCCGTTACGCGCTGCGAAAGTTGCTCCAATGCAGAGTTTCTCGTTAGGTAAACGCCGTAAAAAACGCGACGGCTGGTTAATGTCTTTTACCTGGCTGGTACTGTTTGTGGTGGTGGGGTTGACCGGTGCCTGGTGGTGGCAAAACCATAAGGCACAGCAGGAAGAGATTACCACGATGGCCGATCAAAGCACGGCTGAACTGAATGCCGATAAAGACAGCGGCCAAAGCGTACCGCTGGATGCCAGCGCCGCGGCAAGTCAGGATACGACGCTTGCGCAAACGGCTCCGGCGACGTCTGCGGATTCGACGGCGGCGGTGACGCCACCGGCGCCAACATCAACCCCGGCGGCGTCGCAGAATACTGTCGTCGCGCCTTCCCAGGCTAATGTCGATACGGCTGCCACATCGGCCGCCTCAGCGGCAACGGAGACACCATCCGCGCTGCCGACCGATCAGGCTGGCGTAGCGGCACCTGCTGCCGATCCTAACGCGCTGGTGATGAATTTTACCGCCGACTGCTGGCTTGAGGTGACCGATGCCACGGGTAAAAAATTGTTCAGCGGTATGCAGCGTAAAGATGGCAATTTAAACCTTACCGGTCAGGCGCCTTATAAGCTTAAAATTGGCGCGCCGGCAGCGGTGCAGATTCAGTATCAAGGAAAACCAGTCGATCTGAGCCGCTTTATCAGAACTAATCAGGTTGCGCGTCTGACCCTCAATGCCGAACCAACACCGGCACAGTAA
- the bamB gene encoding outer membrane protein assembly factor BamB, which produces MQLRKLLLPGLLSVTLLSGCSLFSGEEDVVKMSPLPEVENQFTPTTAWSTSVGNGIGDFYSNLHPVMADNVVYAADRAGVVKALNADDGKEIWSVNLGEKDGWFSRSSALLSGGVTVAGGHVYIGSEKAEVYALNTSDGTTAWQTKVAGEALSRPVVSDGIVLIHTSNGQLQALNQADGAIKWTVNLDMPSLSLRGESAPATAFGAAIVGGDNGRVSAVLMQQGQMIWQQRISQATGPTEIDRLSDVDTTPVVVNGVVYALAYNGNLTALDLRSGQIMWKRELGSVNDFIVEGDRIYLVDQNDRVLALTTDGGVTLWTQSDLLHRLLTSPVLYNGDLVVGDSEGYLHWINVDDGRFVAQQKVDSSGFLTEPTVADGKLFIQAKDGTVYAMTR; this is translated from the coding sequence ATGCAATTGCGTAAATTACTTCTGCCAGGGTTGCTTTCCGTTACCCTGCTCAGTGGCTGTTCACTATTTAGCGGCGAAGAAGATGTCGTCAAGATGTCACCATTACCGGAAGTTGAAAATCAGTTCACTCCGACGACCGCCTGGAGCACCTCTGTCGGTAACGGAATTGGCGACTTTTATTCTAACCTCCATCCGGTAATGGCAGATAATGTGGTCTATGCAGCCGATCGCGCCGGCGTGGTAAAAGCGCTCAATGCGGATGATGGCAAAGAGATCTGGTCTGTGAACCTGGGCGAGAAAGACGGCTGGTTCTCCCGTTCGTCTGCGCTGTTATCCGGCGGCGTCACGGTCGCAGGTGGTCACGTCTATATTGGCAGTGAAAAGGCCGAGGTGTATGCGCTGAACACCAGCGACGGGACGACGGCATGGCAGACGAAGGTCGCTGGAGAAGCGTTGTCTCGCCCGGTCGTCAGTGATGGCATTGTACTTATCCATACCAGCAACGGTCAGTTGCAGGCGCTAAACCAGGCAGATGGTGCGATTAAATGGACCGTGAACCTGGATATGCCTTCGCTGTCTCTGCGCGGCGAATCTGCGCCAGCTACCGCGTTCGGCGCGGCTATCGTCGGTGGGGATAATGGCCGCGTCAGTGCCGTGTTGATGCAGCAGGGGCAGATGATTTGGCAACAGCGTATCTCACAGGCTACTGGCCCAACGGAAATTGACCGTCTGAGTGACGTCGATACTACGCCGGTAGTAGTGAATGGCGTTGTCTATGCGTTGGCTTACAATGGTAATTTAACGGCTCTGGATCTGCGTAGCGGTCAGATTATGTGGAAACGGGAGCTGGGTTCGGTCAATGACTTTATCGTCGAAGGTGACCGTATCTACCTGGTTGATCAGAACGATCGCGTGCTGGCGTTGACCACCGACGGTGGCGTAACGCTGTGGACGCAAAGCGATCTGCTGCACCGTTTGCTGACTTCTCCGGTACTGTATAATGGAGACTTAGTCGTCGGCGATAGCGAAGGTTATCTGCACTGGATTAATGTCGATGACGGGCGTTTTGTTGCCCAACAAAAAGTAGACAGCTCTGGTTTCCTGACCGAACCGACGGTAGCGGATGGTAAACTGTTCATCCAGGCCAAAGATGGTACGGTCTACGCGATGACGCGTTAA
- a CDS encoding dimethyl sulfoxide reductase anchor subunit family protein codes for MHELPLLIFTLCLQGSVGVTLWLALGRRYAVDGREPRRGALPVMAGAFLMACVGLLASALHMGYPLNALNALRHIASSWLSREIVFASLYLAALGLGVVLLFFRKPGWQPLLMLAAALGLVDVFCMAQIYIHASVVTWQHGNTLALFFGSVGIIGSVIIALTCLRSAGIAMRCAVVAVALLVLMRLIMQPAWLAYINAVDTAGVTFPHRPLQMLAQLRDVYLLGWCVSAAGMVCFAAGGLRNVRGTLVAGGILLLIGEIVLRYVFFSIG; via the coding sequence ATGCATGAATTACCGCTGCTGATTTTTACGCTCTGTTTGCAGGGATCTGTAGGCGTGACGCTGTGGCTGGCCCTGGGGCGCCGGTACGCCGTAGACGGACGAGAGCCCCGGCGTGGCGCACTACCTGTAATGGCGGGCGCATTCTTAATGGCCTGCGTGGGCCTGCTCGCCTCAGCGCTGCACATGGGCTATCCATTGAATGCACTGAACGCGTTACGTCATATTGCCAGTTCGTGGCTGAGCCGAGAAATCGTCTTTGCCAGCCTTTATCTGGCGGCGCTGGGACTGGGCGTTGTGCTACTGTTCTTTCGCAAACCGGGTTGGCAGCCGCTGCTGATGCTGGCGGCAGCGCTTGGGCTGGTGGATGTATTCTGCATGGCGCAGATCTATATTCATGCCTCGGTGGTGACCTGGCAGCATGGCAATACGCTGGCGCTTTTCTTTGGCTCAGTAGGCATTATCGGTTCAGTAATCATCGCATTGACCTGCCTGCGTAGTGCTGGTATCGCAATGCGCTGCGCCGTGGTGGCGGTCGCCCTGTTAGTGCTGATGCGTCTCATCATGCAGCCGGCATGGCTGGCGTATATCAATGCGGTGGATACGGCGGGCGTGACGTTCCCGCATCGCCCACTACAGATGCTGGCACAGTTGCGAGACGTGTATCTTCTCGGTTGGTGCGTCTCGGCCGCGGGCATGGTCTGCTTTGCCGCTGGGGGACTGCGAAACGTCAGAGGCACTCTGGTGGCGGGCGGCATACTGCTGCTTATCGGCGAGATTGTGCTGCGCTACGTCTTTTTTAGTATTGGCTGA